A window of Cohnella herbarum contains these coding sequences:
- a CDS encoding sensor histidine kinase, whose protein sequence is MSYNGSTSNSACGVEAVFTYLKVKPATNSLLWKIIIGFVCVAIPLYAICLATIWVSTDIVTGKVQDTAQSRMNLYKSLLEKEIGSINQMLIALNNDPDLAEYALLPQGKFDYDNVHLQSSIATKMSIIYYSNDYIRDVFLVIPKRNQMISFRSGQSVPDEGKKAMMAGLKNTPKQLDHFSKDGILSYVIPFEDSSSVNGEVEYLLGVDINPDRIQDGLKMFEKNDVFNVFLMENANRELVRSGSLTELDKSIYESVAQEPDLAASRRISVDGEKYMTLTNFSADGVYRVVSYIRIKDMLAPILVIRNLLWLFMGISPIFFIVFSYFVYKHIHRPLRSLVKSMREVERGNLNVRFVRQQGDEFGYVYKQCNQMVGQLRTLIEEVLEKKIQLQQMQIRQLQSQINPHFLFNCFYIGYRMAKASNNENIARLCKYLGDYFRFITKQAQDEIALKDEMKFTVTYLEIQKIRFPDKLDFVIREEGRSAGEAVIPGLTIQPIVENAILHGIEQVDRPGLVEIDIRRGDGGMSVEIRDNGKGMTEEEQRSLRDILANPNPNAEHCGLWNVHWRLRNHYNSERGLTIGDNEGGGLKVSFLIPEGAS, encoded by the coding sequence GTGTCTTATAATGGGAGTACTTCAAATAGCGCTTGCGGGGTGGAAGCCGTCTTTACCTACCTGAAAGTTAAACCGGCGACGAACAGCCTGCTGTGGAAAATCATTATCGGCTTCGTCTGCGTCGCGATCCCGCTGTACGCGATATGTTTGGCGACGATCTGGGTCAGTACCGATATCGTAACCGGCAAAGTGCAAGACACGGCCCAATCCAGGATGAATTTGTACAAGAGCTTGTTGGAGAAGGAAATCGGCAGCATCAATCAGATGCTGATCGCGCTCAACAACGATCCCGATCTGGCGGAGTACGCGTTGCTTCCCCAAGGGAAGTTCGATTACGACAACGTGCATCTGCAATCCAGCATCGCGACGAAGATGAGCATTATTTATTATTCGAACGATTACATCCGCGACGTCTTCTTGGTTATTCCGAAACGAAACCAGATGATTTCGTTCCGTTCCGGTCAATCCGTGCCGGACGAGGGCAAGAAGGCGATGATGGCGGGGCTTAAGAACACTCCGAAGCAGCTCGACCATTTTTCCAAGGACGGCATTCTCAGTTACGTCATCCCTTTCGAGGACAGCTCTTCGGTTAACGGGGAGGTCGAATATTTGCTGGGCGTGGACATTAACCCGGATCGGATACAGGACGGACTGAAGATGTTCGAGAAGAACGACGTTTTTAACGTTTTCTTGATGGAGAACGCCAATCGGGAGCTCGTAAGGAGCGGTTCGTTGACGGAATTGGATAAGAGCATCTACGAAAGCGTCGCCCAAGAGCCGGATCTCGCCGCATCGCGCCGGATCTCGGTGGACGGGGAGAAATACATGACGCTGACGAACTTCTCCGCCGACGGCGTCTACCGGGTCGTATCTTACATCCGGATCAAAGACATGCTCGCGCCGATTCTCGTCATTCGGAACTTGCTATGGCTCTTCATGGGCATATCGCCGATCTTCTTTATCGTATTCTCTTATTTCGTCTATAAGCACATACACCGTCCTCTTAGAAGCTTGGTCAAATCGATGAGAGAGGTCGAGAGAGGCAATCTGAACGTGCGGTTCGTCCGCCAGCAAGGCGATGAATTCGGATACGTCTACAAGCAATGCAACCAGATGGTCGGGCAGCTGAGGACGTTGATCGAGGAAGTGCTCGAGAAGAAAATCCAGCTTCAGCAGATGCAAATCCGCCAATTGCAGTCGCAGATCAATCCGCACTTCCTATTCAATTGTTTCTATATCGGCTATCGGATGGCGAAGGCGAGCAATAACGAGAACATCGCGAGGCTGTGCAAATACTTGGGAGATTACTTTCGTTTTATAACGAAGCAGGCTCAGGACGAGATCGCTCTGAAGGACGAAATGAAGTTTACGGTCACTTATCTCGAAATTCAGAAAATCAGGTTCCCGGACAAGTTGGACTTCGTCATTCGGGAAGAAGGACGCTCGGCGGGAGAAGCCGTCATTCCCGGACTGACGATCCAGCCGATCGTAGAGAACGCCATTCTTCACGGAATCGAGCAGGTCGATCGCCCCGGCCTCGTCGAGATCGATATCCGGCGCGGAGATGGCGGCATGTCGGTGGAAATCCGCGATAACGGAAAAGGGATGACGGAAGAGGAGCAGCGTTCGTTGCGGGATATTCTCGCGAACCCGAATCCGAACGCGGAGCATTGCGGGTTATGGAACGTGCATTGGAGACTGCGGAATCATTACAACAGCGAACGGGGATTAACGATCGGCGATAACGAAGGCGGAGGCTTGAAGGTATCGTTCCTCATTCCGGAGGGGGCATCGTAA
- a CDS encoding response regulator transcription factor, translating to MYKIMIVDDEKIIVEGLAEMLGDSGLPFSVVDTAGSAAEALEKHREVSFDFILTDIRMPRMDGLELFEKVKAIADGCKVIFLSGYSDFEYARTALKLGASDYLLKPVEDEEVVACLRKAIELLEQERSRLISQEQTEKKLNDSLPYAQGEFFRNLLHSLQDIPSSLLDDKLRELHIPFRSTERVTGFVMSLDNMEKAMSFMDDALLQFMLHNMIDELLGDSCHFRCFAAGNGVIAVLIQSKEPESDEGLGYAREKPVEVFDTLHGRLREVQEIVGRAFKVVCSFALLNEWIPWEQWAYAYGRLIGGIKLRIGQGQIFVPSREPTQISQASQGVTSDMLLPVMEAINLKDVPAFAAGLDRLLEQIDRTTGISENDLTAWFLSISGRIVGLSQQNRAASAIRPEDMARMSNLRMHNNLTQLRSFLVRMLQEVVDEIGMQQRNPTELLVGQVKQYIETHLYENLSLEMLADKAHVNPSYLSRVFKQYTHEQLTAYVTRLKMEQAAKLLRDNGMRVQDVATRLGFDNPNYFAKVFRKATGLSPHEYRVHHSAIR from the coding sequence ATGTACAAAATCATGATCGTAGACGACGAGAAAATTATCGTGGAAGGCTTGGCGGAAATGCTGGGGGACAGCGGGTTGCCCTTCTCTGTGGTTGACACGGCGGGTTCGGCGGCAGAGGCGCTGGAGAAGCATCGCGAGGTATCGTTCGATTTCATTCTGACCGATATTCGCATGCCGCGAATGGATGGATTGGAGCTGTTCGAGAAAGTTAAGGCGATTGCAGACGGTTGCAAAGTCATCTTCCTGTCGGGTTACTCCGACTTTGAATACGCGAGGACGGCGTTAAAGCTCGGAGCGAGCGATTATCTGCTCAAACCGGTAGAGGACGAGGAGGTCGTCGCGTGCCTGAGGAAAGCGATCGAACTGCTCGAGCAGGAGAGAAGCCGGTTGATTTCCCAAGAGCAGACGGAGAAGAAGCTGAACGATTCGTTGCCTTACGCCCAAGGCGAGTTTTTCCGCAATTTGCTGCATAGCTTGCAGGATATTCCCTCCAGCTTGTTGGACGATAAGCTGCGCGAGCTTCATATTCCATTCCGGTCGACGGAGCGCGTCACGGGATTCGTAATGAGCCTGGACAACATGGAGAAGGCAATGAGCTTCATGGACGACGCTCTTCTTCAGTTCATGCTGCATAATATGATCGACGAGCTGCTTGGGGATTCATGCCATTTTAGGTGTTTTGCCGCGGGCAACGGAGTGATCGCCGTCTTGATCCAGTCCAAGGAACCGGAATCGGACGAAGGACTCGGGTATGCACGGGAGAAACCGGTTGAAGTGTTTGATACTTTGCATGGTCGGCTTAGGGAAGTCCAGGAGATCGTCGGGCGGGCGTTTAAGGTCGTCTGCTCGTTCGCTTTGTTGAACGAGTGGATCCCTTGGGAACAATGGGCATATGCCTACGGTAGACTTATCGGGGGAATCAAGCTTAGGATCGGACAAGGACAAATCTTCGTGCCTTCCAGGGAACCTACGCAGATTTCGCAAGCATCGCAAGGCGTGACTTCGGATATGCTCCTGCCGGTGATGGAAGCGATCAACCTGAAGGACGTTCCGGCGTTCGCAGCCGGTTTGGATCGGCTTCTCGAGCAAATCGATCGAACGACGGGGATATCGGAGAACGATCTGACGGCTTGGTTTCTGTCGATCAGCGGCCGTATCGTCGGCTTGTCTCAGCAGAACCGCGCTGCATCGGCGATTCGCCCGGAGGATATGGCGAGAATGTCCAATTTGCGTATGCATAACAATTTGACCCAGCTAAGGAGCTTCCTCGTGCGCATGTTGCAAGAGGTGGTCGACGAGATCGGCATGCAGCAGAGAAATCCGACCGAGCTGCTCGTGGGGCAGGTCAAACAATACATCGAAACGCATTTGTACGAGAACTTGTCTTTGGAAATGTTGGCGGACAAGGCTCATGTGAATCCGTCTTATCTGTCGAGGGTATTCAAGCAGTATACGCACGAGCAATTGACGGCTTACGTTACGAGGCTGAAGATGGAACAGGCGGCCAAGCTGCTGCGCGATAACGGCATGCGCGTTCAGGACGTCGCCACGCGGCTGGGCTTCGACAATCCGAACTACTTCGCCAAAGTTTTTCGCAAGGCGACGGGGCTGTCACCCCATGAATACAGGGTGCACCATAGCGCCATTCGATAG
- a CDS encoding TetR/AcrR family transcriptional regulator: MTDADKRDRIIAAAYTVLSEKGYDKASTKEIANTAGVAQGLINYYFPSKDLLFAEVFRRETQKYCEAFLPLLPGEDVGPLTFDAIGKMLEIPKSRALQEPEWFRLRYELFAIGLRNENAKQTLKETLETKRKYITDSVESISGFSREQSETVASILYSVIEGLGLQKVADPEFKYDEAYDALAVMLGAYYQAISQKRES; encoded by the coding sequence ATGACAGACGCAGACAAGAGAGACAGAATCATAGCGGCCGCTTATACAGTATTATCGGAGAAGGGCTACGACAAGGCTTCGACGAAAGAAATCGCGAATACGGCCGGCGTGGCTCAAGGTTTGATTAACTATTATTTTCCGAGCAAGGACCTGCTTTTCGCTGAAGTGTTCCGCCGGGAGACTCAGAAATATTGCGAGGCGTTCCTTCCGTTACTACCCGGCGAGGATGTGGGTCCATTAACCTTCGATGCGATCGGCAAGATGCTTGAGATACCGAAGAGCAGGGCGCTTCAAGAGCCGGAATGGTTCAGACTTCGATACGAGCTGTTTGCGATCGGGCTAAGGAACGAGAACGCGAAGCAAACTTTGAAGGAAACGCTGGAGACGAAGCGCAAATACATTACCGATTCGGTCGAATCGATCTCTGGTTTTTCCCGCGAACAATCCGAAACGGTTGCCTCCATCCTTTACTCCGTTATTGAAGGTCTAGGATTGCAGAAGGTCGCGGATCCCGAGTTTAAGTACGACGAAGCCTACGATGCACTCGCCGTCATGTTAGGAGCCTATTATCAAGCCATTAGTCAAAAGAGAGAATCGTAA
- a CDS encoding MMPL family transporter has protein sequence MHGLLLGWGKALYKARWAVVTLWIVFALFGGYAFGKLTPLLSGGGWEVPGSQSLTAGKLLASEFEGRSESSLTLVLKDPKHAVGSPEYNEKLKLIVGRLQTEQGVSGVFSILNASEGIGSGLVGKDPNLSIAFVSMDTKIDFLINEVPDYQDRVVEQAASLGAEAYLVGGAAFWGESSVQSQEGLAKAEMIVFPLIIIILLLVFRSVMAMVTPLIVTIASVLAAMGIIYLVALQEELSVFVTNSAMMLGLGVGIDYSLFMVSRFKAELAVEGNTKQDALVKTMTTAGHTVFFSALTVIAALSALFTVPLAAIKAIAFGGIVVVFVAGLASLTLLPAVLVILGTRINKGSIPFLRPRANDRTSGWKRWTNGIMRRPVLFLVVTLAALGAFAYPALDMKLNSPDIQTLPADTSVRQGYSLMENSFGIGAANQISIVLRDEKGDLSSPEAIAKISALQAELSAQDHVTGVSSVMSFFPGMEPAVVSGVLNGGESALPEDVKYMVDRYVSNDRHTVVMEIELDQHSSSDVGSDFIKHLRDTLLPAFELPAGTTFNIGGETMLGMDSSKAINDSLLPALGVMLVLIFLILVLSFKSLLLPLKAIVLNLFSVAATYGILVLVFALGYGSQIFDVESNGYIIHFVPVLLLALLFGLSTDYEVFLVSRIKEEYDRTGAHEESIAEGMEKTGPLITGAAVLMVAVFAGFSFSGVLPIQMLGFGMAVAIALDSTVIRMLLVPVTMKLLGRASWWFPGKKRKPDATPQRKRSDNSLSLENK, from the coding sequence ATGCACGGTTTACTGTTGGGTTGGGGAAAAGCGCTGTATAAGGCGAGATGGGCCGTCGTAACGTTATGGATCGTATTCGCATTGTTCGGAGGATATGCTTTCGGCAAGCTGACGCCGCTGCTTAGCGGCGGAGGATGGGAAGTTCCGGGATCGCAGTCGCTAACGGCGGGGAAATTGTTGGCTTCGGAATTCGAAGGCAGATCCGAGAGCTCGTTGACGCTTGTCCTCAAGGATCCGAAACATGCCGTAGGTTCGCCTGAATATAACGAGAAGCTGAAGCTAATCGTCGGCCGATTGCAAACGGAACAAGGCGTATCCGGCGTGTTCAGCATCCTGAACGCTTCGGAAGGAATCGGCTCGGGGCTTGTCGGGAAGGATCCGAACCTGAGTATCGCTTTCGTATCCATGGATACCAAAATTGATTTCTTGATTAACGAAGTTCCGGATTATCAAGATCGCGTGGTCGAACAGGCGGCTAGCCTAGGCGCGGAGGCTTATTTGGTAGGAGGAGCGGCGTTCTGGGGCGAGAGCAGCGTACAAAGCCAAGAAGGACTCGCCAAGGCGGAAATGATCGTATTCCCTCTCATCATTATCATCTTGCTGCTTGTTTTCCGATCGGTGATGGCTATGGTGACGCCTCTTATCGTAACGATCGCTTCCGTGCTCGCCGCTATGGGGATCATCTATCTGGTTGCGTTGCAGGAAGAGCTGTCGGTATTCGTAACGAATTCGGCGATGATGCTTGGTCTAGGCGTGGGAATAGACTATTCCCTCTTCATGGTTAGCCGGTTTAAAGCAGAACTGGCCGTTGAAGGAAACACGAAACAGGACGCTCTTGTGAAAACGATGACGACTGCCGGGCATACCGTGTTTTTCTCCGCGCTTACCGTTATCGCCGCGCTTTCCGCGCTGTTTACCGTACCGCTGGCAGCCATTAAGGCCATCGCGTTCGGCGGCATCGTCGTCGTGTTCGTGGCCGGGCTGGCGAGCCTGACGCTGCTGCCTGCGGTTCTTGTCATTCTTGGCACCCGCATTAACAAGGGGAGCATCCCGTTCCTGCGTCCCCGCGCGAATGATCGTACGAGCGGTTGGAAAAGATGGACGAACGGCATAATGCGCCGCCCGGTACTATTCTTGGTCGTCACGTTGGCGGCATTGGGAGCATTCGCTTATCCGGCGCTCGATATGAAGCTGAATTCTCCGGATATTCAGACGCTTCCGGCCGACACCTCGGTTCGCCAAGGATATTCGCTCATGGAAAACTCGTTCGGCATAGGCGCGGCGAATCAGATCAGCATCGTGCTTCGCGACGAGAAAGGCGATCTGAGCTCGCCGGAAGCCATCGCCAAGATTTCCGCGCTTCAAGCGGAGTTATCCGCTCAAGATCATGTCACCGGAGTGTCCTCCGTCATGTCCTTCTTCCCGGGAATGGAGCCCGCGGTCGTCTCGGGCGTGCTGAACGGAGGAGAGAGTGCGCTGCCGGAGGATGTCAAATATATGGTCGATCGTTATGTGAGCAATGACCGGCATACCGTCGTTATGGAGATAGAGCTGGATCAACATAGCTCCAGCGACGTCGGTAGCGATTTTATTAAACATTTACGGGATACGTTGTTGCCTGCGTTCGAGTTGCCGGCGGGAACGACCTTCAACATCGGCGGGGAAACGATGCTCGGCATGGATTCGTCCAAAGCGATTAACGACAGCTTGTTGCCCGCCCTCGGGGTCATGCTTGTTCTTATCTTCCTGATTCTTGTACTCTCCTTTAAGAGCTTGCTTCTACCTCTTAAAGCGATCGTACTCAATTTGTTCTCCGTCGCGGCTACTTACGGTATTCTGGTGCTTGTGTTCGCTCTGGGATACGGTTCGCAAATCTTCGACGTGGAGTCTAACGGCTACATCATCCACTTCGTTCCGGTATTGCTGCTCGCTCTGTTATTCGGCCTCAGCACCGATTATGAGGTGTTCCTCGTAAGCCGTATTAAGGAAGAGTACGATCGGACGGGGGCCCACGAGGAGAGCATCGCCGAAGGAATGGAGAAAACCGGGCCTCTGATTACCGGCGCCGCCGTCTTGATGGTTGCCGTATTCGCCGGGTTCTCGTTCTCGGGCGTGTTGCCGATTCAGATGTTAGGCTTCGGGATGGCTGTAGCGATTGCGCTGGACTCCACCGTAATCCGGATGCTGCTCGTTCCGGTAACGATGAAGCTGCTCGGACGGGCAAGCTGGTGGTTTCCCGGGAAAAAGCGGAAGCCGGATGCCACTCCTCAGAGAAAACGGAGTGATAATTCCCTCTCCCTTGAGAATAAATAA
- a CDS encoding DUF1304 domain-containing protein has translation MSGKQTEGGDRPVTIAAILVGLVALEHVYFLIMEMFLWTSPGIRKSFGTSASFARDSRPLAANQGLYNGFLAAGLVWGMLHPIASTGYEIQTFFLVCVLIAAIFGGLTVKKSILYAQGIPAAAAWLAVMIAW, from the coding sequence ATGTCAGGCAAGCAAACGGAAGGAGGAGACCGCCCGGTGACTATTGCTGCGATACTGGTTGGGCTTGTCGCTTTGGAGCATGTGTACTTCCTGATTATGGAGATGTTCCTGTGGACGTCTCCCGGTATTCGGAAATCCTTCGGAACGTCGGCAAGCTTCGCAAGGGATTCGCGTCCGCTCGCCGCCAACCAAGGACTGTACAACGGTTTTCTCGCTGCCGGGTTAGTCTGGGGAATGCTTCATCCGATTGCTTCGACCGGATATGAGATTCAGACTTTCTTCCTCGTCTGCGTGTTGATCGCGGCTATTTTCGGAGGCCTGACCGTGAAGAAGTCGATTCTATACGCGCAGGGGATCCCCGCCGCTGCCGCATGGTTAGCCGTCATGATTGCTTGGTGA
- a CDS encoding IS256 family transposase — MTTISENAYDNLLENAVKKLLQEKLELLMREEIKNYMLNEQQDQRNSRNGHYKRTFQTRYGTINELQVPRDRKGTFQTRLFQPYQRREGWLEEAIIYMYKGGMSTREVAKFIESMFGTQYSPTTISNITQTVMEDIEQWQKRPLEKRYSVIYLDGLYVKLKRNTVSSEAVYLVMGIDEKGIRQILGFYVGGQESSNVWKEVLIDLKNRGATEVLVGVFDGLPGLEEAFRAVYPQADVQHCIVHKVRSTFPKIRVNDKTEFLEDLKGVYTAFDGDVALAVFDGFKAKWSKQYPKEVKSWEEQLPTLLTFYKFPALTRPAIYTSNPIERTNKELRKRLKPMNSLTNIEAAEKIIYLQSLDYNEKWCGRAIRGFVDPDTKAAFEKMYTEKYSRQRT, encoded by the coding sequence ATGACTACTATATCCGAAAATGCGTACGACAATCTACTTGAAAATGCTGTAAAAAAGCTGTTGCAGGAGAAACTAGAACTGCTCATGCGTGAAGAAATTAAGAACTACATGCTTAACGAGCAACAGGATCAGCGAAACAGTCGTAATGGTCACTACAAGCGTACGTTCCAAACCCGTTACGGAACCATAAACGAACTCCAAGTTCCTCGCGACCGTAAAGGGACTTTTCAAACACGTTTGTTCCAACCCTACCAACGTAGGGAAGGCTGGTTGGAAGAGGCCATCATTTATATGTACAAAGGCGGAATGAGCACACGCGAAGTTGCCAAGTTCATCGAGAGCATGTTCGGTACTCAGTATTCTCCGACCACCATCAGTAACATTACTCAGACGGTTATGGAGGACATCGAACAGTGGCAGAAGCGCCCGCTAGAGAAACGCTACTCCGTTATCTATTTGGACGGGCTCTATGTTAAGCTCAAACGTAATACAGTCAGTAGCGAGGCTGTTTACTTGGTCATGGGTATCGACGAGAAAGGGATACGTCAAATTCTAGGATTTTACGTCGGTGGCCAAGAGAGTTCTAACGTTTGGAAAGAGGTCTTAATTGACTTAAAGAACCGCGGAGCAACCGAAGTGCTAGTTGGCGTTTTTGACGGACTACCTGGACTTGAGGAAGCTTTTCGAGCAGTGTATCCTCAAGCCGATGTGCAGCATTGTATCGTCCATAAAGTGAGAAGTACCTTTCCAAAAATTCGAGTCAACGATAAAACCGAGTTTCTCGAAGATTTGAAGGGTGTATACACGGCATTCGATGGCGATGTAGCTTTGGCGGTCTTCGATGGGTTCAAAGCCAAATGGAGCAAGCAATATCCGAAGGAAGTGAAGTCGTGGGAGGAACAACTCCCGACGTTACTGACCTTCTACAAGTTCCCAGCACTCACACGACCTGCGATTTACACTTCGAACCCCATTGAACGGACGAACAAAGAGTTACGCAAGCGCCTGAAGCCAATGAATAGTCTAACTAACATTGAAGCAGCAGAGAAAATCATCTACCTCCAATCCCTAGACTACAATGAGAAATGGTGCGGAAGAGCAATTCGAGGCTTTGTAGACCCGGACACCAAAGCAGCATTTGAGAAGATGTACACTGAGAAATATTCAAGACAAAGGACATAA
- a CDS encoding ABC transporter permease: MILPSLAFIIVFSYIPMWGVLIAFKEYNLFTGFGASPWVGFDHFRMFFDSPEFWNIMRNTLAISLLKLLIGFPAPIFLALMLNEVRNMAFKRIVQTVTYIPHFISWVVVSGLVFSMLAVDNGPVNGVMQKFSLIENPINWLSVPEYFWGILVSVGVWKEIGFGSIVYMAAIAGINPELYEAAAMDGANRFKQIFLITIPSISPVIIIFLILGVGNILNAGFEDIILMTKNLSNGIVMPYAEVIDTYVYQMGINNQRYSYATAAGLFKSIISVMLLFIANGIARRLGKASLW; encoded by the coding sequence ATGATCCTTCCGTCTCTCGCGTTCATCATCGTATTCAGCTACATCCCGATGTGGGGCGTTCTGATCGCATTTAAGGAGTACAACTTGTTTACCGGATTCGGAGCGAGTCCGTGGGTCGGATTCGACCATTTCCGAATGTTCTTCGATTCTCCGGAATTCTGGAACATCATGCGCAATACGCTGGCCATCAGCTTGCTGAAGCTGCTCATCGGCTTTCCCGCGCCGATCTTTCTGGCCCTCATGCTCAACGAGGTGCGGAACATGGCCTTTAAGAGAATCGTGCAGACCGTAACCTATATTCCGCATTTTATATCCTGGGTAGTCGTCTCGGGTCTCGTCTTCTCCATGTTGGCGGTGGATAACGGTCCGGTCAACGGCGTGATGCAGAAGTTTTCCTTGATCGAGAATCCGATCAACTGGCTATCGGTGCCGGAGTACTTCTGGGGCATTCTCGTCTCGGTCGGGGTATGGAAAGAGATCGGTTTCGGCTCGATCGTCTACATGGCCGCCATAGCCGGAATTAATCCGGAATTGTACGAAGCCGCGGCAATGGACGGAGCCAACAGGTTCAAGCAAATTTTCTTGATTACGATACCGAGCATCTCGCCGGTTATTATCATCTTCTTGATTCTGGGAGTAGGCAATATTCTGAACGCGGGCTTCGAGGATATCATTTTAATGACGAAAAACCTGTCCAACGGAATCGTCATGCCATACGCGGAAGTCATTGATACTTACGTATACCAAATGGGGATTAACAACCAACGTTATTCTTACGCGACGGCGGCCGGGTTGTTCAAATCGATAATCAGCGTCATGTTATTGTTCATCGCGAACGGGATTGCCCGTCGCTTAGGGAAAGCAAGCCTATGGTAA
- a CDS encoding carbohydrate ABC transporter permease, whose product MKFNFSDKVMQTIIYCLLIVLAFLTFYPFWNSLVISFNTGSDTSTGGITFWPRSFTLENYEIVFKEKRIFNAYLVTIARTVIGTLVSMFFTALFAYGLSKKGIVFKKGYMIICIVTMYFSGGLIPYFVLVYNLNLYNTFTFLIIHGLVNVYNMIIFRTFFQELPDGLEESARIDGCSNFGVFFRIVLPISGPVVATLALFTAVGLWNDWFTPAVFISNQDLIPLQTLLVQIVNAGQTATLIANLNTYAASAVQNSVTVKALQMATMMVATLPILFVYPFLQKYFVKGALVGSLKE is encoded by the coding sequence ATGAAATTCAACTTCTCGGACAAGGTCATGCAGACCATCATATACTGTTTGCTCATCGTGTTGGCTTTCCTGACGTTCTATCCTTTCTGGAACTCCCTCGTCATCTCGTTCAATACGGGGAGCGACACTTCCACGGGGGGCATTACCTTCTGGCCTAGGTCTTTTACTCTGGAAAACTACGAAATCGTATTCAAAGAAAAGCGAATCTTCAATGCTTATTTGGTAACGATAGCCCGTACGGTTATCGGGACGCTCGTGTCCATGTTCTTCACGGCTCTCTTCGCATACGGCTTATCCAAGAAGGGGATCGTGTTCAAGAAAGGATACATGATTATCTGCATCGTCACGATGTATTTCAGCGGGGGATTGATCCCTTACTTCGTTCTCGTGTACAACCTGAATTTATATAACACGTTTACGTTTCTGATCATTCACGGTTTAGTTAACGTCTACAACATGATTATTTTCAGAACGTTCTTCCAAGAGCTGCCCGACGGTTTGGAGGAATCGGCCCGCATTGACGGGTGCTCGAACTTCGGCGTGTTCTTCCGCATCGTGTTGCCGATATCGGGGCCGGTCGTGGCGACGCTGGCGTTGTTCACGGCGGTAGGCTTATGGAACGACTGGTTTACTCCGGCGGTATTCATCAGCAACCAGGATTTGATTCCGCTCCAGACGTTGCTCGTGCAGATCGTTAACGCGGGGCAGACGGCTACGCTAATCGCGAACCTGAACACCTATGCGGCGAGCGCGGTCCAGAATTCCGTTACGGTCAAGGCGCTGCAGATGGCGACGATGATGGTCGCGACGTTGCCGATTCTCTTCGTCTACCCGTTCCTGCAAAAATATTTTGTTAAGGGCGCGCTGGTAGGGTCATTGAAAGAGTAG